A genomic segment from Alistipes senegalensis JC50 encodes:
- a CDS encoding class I SAM-dependent methyltransferase translates to MQTRHQDRSAYFEETATSCRNYYLPYIEQHTSLKFGRNCRVMEVGCGFGGILSIFAAKGATVTGIDIHKPSIETAKTLFAERGLKGTFICSDIFDYSDTQPYDLIILHDALEHIPEKERLMLHLKSFLKADGLLYLGFPAWQMPFGGHQQMAKNRIIANCPYIHLLPRSLFRFVFRACGEKESTVKCFFEIRDTRITIEGFHKLVTATGLRIVNQRLYFINPNYQVKFGLKPRILSPVIGKIPYVRNFFTTTCYYLLAKQEEAN, encoded by the coding sequence ATGCAAACACGCCATCAGGATCGTTCCGCCTACTTTGAAGAAACAGCAACTTCCTGCCGGAACTATTATCTCCCTTACATTGAACAGCACACATCCTTGAAATTCGGCCGTAACTGCCGGGTAATGGAGGTCGGTTGCGGCTTTGGCGGCATTCTTTCCATTTTTGCGGCAAAGGGGGCCACGGTAACAGGAATAGATATTCATAAACCGTCAATCGAAACCGCAAAGACACTTTTCGCCGAAAGGGGGTTGAAAGGGACGTTTATCTGTTCGGACATTTTCGATTACAGCGACACACAACCTTACGACCTGATTATCCTGCACGATGCGTTGGAGCATATTCCCGAAAAAGAGCGGTTGATGTTGCATTTAAAATCCTTTTTGAAAGCTGACGGCCTTTTGTATCTGGGATTCCCCGCATGGCAAATGCCGTTCGGGGGACATCAGCAAATGGCGAAGAACCGGATTATCGCCAATTGTCCTTACATCCACCTGTTGCCCCGATCTCTTTTCCGTTTCGTGTTCAGGGCATGCGGCGAAAAGGAAAGTACTGTGAAATGTTTTTTTGAAATTCGGGATACGCGCATCACTATCGAGGGTTTCCATAAATTAGTAACGGCAACGGGATTACGTATAGTGAATCAGCGGCTATATTTCATAAACCCGAATTATCAAGTGAAATTCGGATTGAAACCGCGCATACTATCTCCAGTTATCGGGAAAATACCTTATGTGAGAAATTTTTTCACGACGACCTGCTACTATCTGCTGGCAAAGCAGGAGGAGGCTAATTAA
- the mobB gene encoding conjugal transfer protein MobB, protein MVANIRSGSSPGGALYYNKEKVDKDEAEVLLWQKMLEPYDKCGRLDIDVCMESFMPYLEANRRTTNTVFHASLNPSPEDRLTDEQLRKIACEYMERMGYGEQPYIVFKHKDISREHLHIVSLRVDEQGRKLPHDFEARRSMEILRDLECKYGLQPSVKGQELTDREGLRKVNYPEGNVKQRISSVVRSCLRNYKCSSYGEFRTLLERFNISVEERTGTIDGRNYAGIIYGALTDDGYGIGTPFKSSKIGKDVGYKALQRYYENSKIKLKKEGTLDQLRQTVKDAMSPNNTRDEFRQLLKAENIDAIFRINPVGRIYGVTFIDHNKGIVANGSVLGKEFSANVFNELYPAPKEVRQVAERQAEQKHEEQNHAANPISGIVDTVLDLADTRAYEEQQRLIQRRKKRRSHK, encoded by the coding sequence ATGGTTGCGAATATAAGATCGGGCTCCTCGCCCGGTGGAGCGTTATACTACAATAAGGAGAAAGTGGATAAGGATGAAGCCGAGGTGCTGCTTTGGCAGAAGATGCTCGAACCATACGATAAATGCGGACGCCTTGATATTGACGTCTGCATGGAGAGCTTCATGCCGTACCTCGAAGCCAACCGCAGGACTACGAACACGGTTTTCCATGCCTCGCTGAACCCTTCACCGGAGGACAGGCTGACAGACGAACAGCTCCGGAAAATCGCCTGTGAGTACATGGAACGCATGGGTTACGGCGAACAGCCTTATATCGTTTTCAAGCACAAGGACATTTCCAGAGAGCATCTCCATATCGTGTCGCTGCGCGTCGATGAGCAGGGCCGCAAACTCCCGCATGATTTCGAGGCCCGACGTTCGATGGAGATATTGCGTGATCTGGAGTGTAAATACGGCCTGCAGCCGAGTGTCAAGGGGCAGGAACTGACGGACAGGGAGGGCCTGCGGAAAGTGAATTATCCCGAGGGGAATGTCAAGCAACGGATCTCGTCCGTCGTCCGGTCGTGCCTGCGAAATTACAAATGCTCGTCCTACGGAGAGTTTCGCACGCTGCTGGAACGCTTCAATATTTCGGTCGAAGAACGTACGGGAACTATCGACGGCAGAAATTATGCGGGGATTATCTACGGTGCCCTGACCGACGACGGATATGGAATCGGCACGCCGTTCAAATCGAGCAAAATAGGGAAAGATGTAGGTTATAAAGCCCTTCAAAGGTATTATGAAAACTCGAAAATAAAACTGAAAAAAGAAGGCACACTCGACCAGCTGCGGCAAACGGTCAAAGATGCTATGAGTCCGAACAATACACGGGACGAGTTTCGGCAGTTGCTCAAAGCGGAGAACATCGACGCGATCTTTCGCATCAACCCGGTCGGCAGAATCTATGGCGTGACTTTCATTGACCATAACAAAGGTATCGTTGCCAACGGGTCGGTATTGGGCAAAGAGTTTTCGGCGAATGTCTTCAACGAATTGTATCCGGCTCCGAAAGAGGTGCGGCAGGTTGCAGAACGACAAGCGGAACAGAAACACGAAGAGCAAAACCATGCCGCCAATCCTATTTCTGGCATTGTCGATACGGTATTGGATTTGGCCGACACGCGGGCTTATGAAGAACAGCAACGGCTGATACAACGGCGAAAAAAACGGAGATCACATAAGTAA
- a CDS encoding mobilization protein, producing MTTTKKRIGRPTTTDPRIHRYNFKLTTEENIRFKQMLCKAGLEHNRSRFIVKRIFGEEFVVVKRDPSKVQFIARLNDFYFQFQKLGNNYNQIVKAINAHFSNVAIPHQIAMLEQRTRELKALSIEILNLTKQAKEWLRI from the coding sequence ATGACAACCACAAAAAAGAGGATCGGACGCCCGACAACGACAGATCCCAGAATCCACAGGTATAATTTCAAACTCACCACGGAAGAGAATATCCGCTTTAAGCAGATGCTTTGTAAGGCGGGATTGGAGCATAACCGCAGCCGATTTATCGTAAAACGCATCTTCGGCGAGGAGTTCGTTGTCGTTAAACGCGACCCTTCGAAAGTGCAGTTTATTGCCCGTCTGAATGACTTTTATTTCCAATTTCAAAAGCTCGGGAACAACTATAACCAGATTGTAAAAGCCATCAACGCGCACTTTTCTAACGTTGCTATCCCGCATCAGATCGCTATGCTGGAGCAGCGAACCCGCGAGTTGAAGGCCCTGAGCATCGAGATTCTGAACCTCACAAAACAGGCTAAGGAATGGTTGCGAATATAA
- a CDS encoding DUF3408 domain-containing protein: MDSLKETDKPAPNPSKHPRIEVDEELMRQMIAGQAPLDSKVVRRIPEPEEEDTDTPEGNTSETVSGVSAPTAEKTDVGTQTTPVKESSGFRRKKIALPDFERTFFASVDYRNRSAIYVSTRTKHKVSEILHLLGDDTTRLTALADNMLRFVIAIYSDELNYLHEKKNNRRPF, from the coding sequence ATGGATTCATTGAAAGAAACAGACAAACCTGCACCCAATCCTTCTAAACATCCCCGTATCGAAGTCGACGAGGAGCTGATGCGTCAGATGATCGCCGGACAGGCCCCTTTGGATTCGAAAGTCGTCCGCAGGATTCCCGAACCGGAAGAGGAAGATACGGACACTCCTGAGGGAAACACATCGGAAACGGTATCCGGAGTATCGGCACCGACTGCTGAAAAAACAGACGTCGGCACCCAAACGACTCCCGTAAAGGAGTCTTCCGGATTCCGGCGTAAAAAGATCGCGCTGCCGGATTTCGAACGCACGTTCTTCGCGTCGGTGGATTACCGTAACCGCTCGGCGATCTATGTCAGTACCCGAACCAAGCACAAAGTGTCGGAAATACTCCACCTGTTGGGTGATGACACGACAAGGCTTACGGCTTTGGCCGACAATATGCTGCGCTTCGTAATCGCAATTTACAGCGACGAGCTGAATTATCTCCACGAAAAAAAGAACAACAGACGACCGTTTTGA
- a CDS encoding site-specific integrase: protein MQRSTFKVLFYVKRQAEKSGQVPIMGRITINGTMSQFSCKLTVRSSLWDAKANKAAGKSLESQRINEKLENIKTNIGKQYQRLCDRDSYVTAEKVRNAFLGMGDDCRLLLQTFDEYLAGFLKRVGKDRAYSTYEDYCLRRRRLAAFLEYEYHVKDIPFKELKRDFIEKFVVYLSTVKGLASGTICAGVKKLRLMTYTAYKNGWISVDPFAGFHVRPQYAERRYLSASELQAVMDVELPNYRTGINRDVFVFCAFTGLSHSDVAKLTHADIHTDDNGDHWIIDKRQKTGTQFRVKLLPVAEMLYKRYKDTYRTSKKVFPLKGTYKTLNMSLRHVARHAGLSFNPTIHMARHTFATTVTLTQGVPLETVSKMLGHKHITTTQIYAQITNDKIGQDMAALSEKLDSVFKIAQ, encoded by the coding sequence ATGCAACGCAGCACTTTCAAAGTCCTTTTCTATGTGAAAAGGCAAGCCGAGAAATCGGGTCAGGTTCCCATTATGGGCCGTATCACCATCAACGGCACGATGTCGCAGTTCAGCTGCAAACTCACCGTTCGTTCTTCTCTCTGGGATGCCAAAGCGAACAAGGCGGCAGGTAAGAGCCTCGAATCGCAGCGCATCAACGAGAAGCTGGAAAATATCAAGACCAATATCGGCAAGCAATACCAACGCCTCTGCGACCGTGATTCGTATGTCACGGCCGAAAAGGTTCGCAACGCCTTCCTCGGTATGGGTGACGACTGCCGCCTGCTGTTGCAGACTTTTGACGAATACCTCGCAGGCTTTCTCAAACGTGTGGGCAAAGACCGCGCCTATTCCACCTACGAGGATTACTGTCTGCGTCGCAGGCGTCTCGCCGCTTTCCTCGAATACGAATACCACGTCAAGGACATTCCTTTCAAAGAGCTGAAGCGGGATTTTATCGAAAAGTTCGTCGTCTACCTCTCTACGGTAAAGGGGCTTGCTTCCGGGACGATCTGTGCCGGAGTCAAGAAACTGCGTCTGATGACCTACACGGCGTATAAGAACGGCTGGATTTCTGTCGATCCTTTCGCGGGGTTCCATGTCAGACCCCAATACGCCGAACGACGCTATTTGTCCGCTTCGGAATTGCAGGCCGTCATGGACGTCGAACTTCCCAACTACCGAACAGGCATCAACCGGGATGTCTTCGTTTTCTGCGCCTTTACGGGCCTGAGCCATTCGGACGTTGCAAAGCTGACTCACGCCGATATTCACACGGACGACAACGGGGATCATTGGATCATCGACAAACGGCAAAAGACGGGTACGCAGTTCCGTGTCAAGCTCCTTCCCGTCGCTGAAATGCTCTACAAGCGTTATAAGGATACATATCGCACAAGCAAGAAGGTTTTTCCGCTTAAAGGCACTTATAAAACACTGAACATGTCGTTACGTCATGTTGCCAGACATGCTGGTCTGTCGTTCAACCCGACGATCCACATGGCGCGGCATACCTTTGCCACAACGGTCACGCTTACGCAGGGCGTACCTCTGGAAACGGTCAGCAAGATGCTGGGACATAAACATATCACCACGACCCAAATCTACGCCCAAATTACCAATGACAAAATCGGGCAGGATATGGCGGCGTTGAGCGAAAAACTCGACAGCGTCTTCAAGATTGCGCAATAA
- a CDS encoding IS982 family transposase — translation MTNERLCIFLVFSNLIASKLLSSNRRMHNFIEKFTKINDICKKFAGNRVNEHGNVSRRGVIPTFSDLEVIALSLTAEAFGYDSENNLFKRLAESPEHIPNLISRRQFNVRRKLTACLAEDIRRDIAKSIDGGENVFVIDSKPVKVCQLARAKRCVMGNDNPQSAPSKGFCASQQMYYYGYKLHAICGISGVIHSYDITAANVHDIHYLDDAKWDYHDCLMLGDKGYLSAEVQQDLFETAHIKLEVPYRLNQKNWRNPSWAYRRFRKRIETVFSQLNDQFMMVRNYAKQTGGLFTRTAAKIAAMTVLQYINFCNHRKIGLVKDALF, via the coding sequence ATGACAAATGAAAGGTTGTGCATATTTCTGGTTTTTAGTAACTTAATAGCATCCAAACTATTGAGTTCAAACCGTCGTATGCACAACTTCATCGAAAAATTCACAAAAATCAACGACATCTGCAAGAAATTTGCAGGAAATCGTGTAAATGAACATGGCAATGTATCTCGCCGTGGAGTTATTCCCACCTTTTCTGATTTGGAAGTTATAGCTCTTTCTCTTACAGCCGAAGCATTCGGTTATGACAGCGAGAACAACCTCTTTAAGAGATTGGCTGAATCTCCCGAACATATCCCTAACCTTATATCCAGAAGACAGTTCAACGTCCGTCGCAAACTCACGGCTTGTCTTGCAGAAGACATCCGCAGGGATATTGCCAAGAGCATAGACGGTGGGGAAAATGTCTTTGTGATAGACTCCAAGCCTGTCAAAGTATGCCAGCTGGCACGAGCCAAGCGTTGCGTTATGGGAAATGATAATCCGCAAAGCGCACCTTCCAAAGGCTTTTGCGCCTCCCAACAAATGTATTACTATGGGTATAAGCTCCACGCTATCTGTGGAATAAGTGGTGTTATTCACTCTTATGATATAACGGCTGCAAATGTTCATGATATACATTATCTGGATGATGCAAAGTGGGATTATCACGACTGTCTTATGCTTGGAGATAAGGGGTATTTAAGTGCTGAGGTGCAACAAGACCTTTTCGAAACGGCTCATATCAAGCTTGAAGTCCCGTATCGCTTGAACCAAAAGAATTGGAGAAATCCTTCGTGGGCTTACAGGCGTTTCAGGAAGCGAATCGAAACCGTTTTCTCTCAACTTAACGACCAATTCATGATGGTACGCAATTATGCAAAGCAGACAGGCGGACTGTTTACACGTACTGCCGCAAAAATCGCTGCTATGACCGTGCTGCAATACATCAACTTCTGTAACCATCGTAAAATTGGTCTTGTTAAAGATGCTTTATTTTAA
- a CDS encoding gluconate 5-dehydrogenase produces the protein MVNFSLEGKVALVTGASYGIGFALATAFARQGAKIVFNDIKQELVDKGLAAYKAEGIEAKGYVCDVTNEEQVNAMIAQIEKEVGVVDILVNNAGIIKRIPMVEMTAAEFRQVIDIDLNGPFIVSKAVIPSMIKKGHGKIINICSMMSELGRETVSAYAAAKGGLKMLTRNIASEYGEYNIQCNGIGPGYIATPQTAPLRERQADGSRHPFDSFIVAKTPAARWGTPEDLMGPAVFLASDASDFVNGHILYVDGGILAYIGKQPQ, from the coding sequence ATGGTAAACTTTTCTTTGGAAGGTAAGGTCGCGCTCGTGACGGGCGCCTCTTACGGCATCGGATTCGCGCTGGCTACGGCTTTCGCACGCCAGGGCGCTAAGATCGTCTTCAACGACATCAAACAGGAGCTGGTGGACAAAGGTCTGGCCGCCTACAAGGCCGAGGGCATCGAGGCCAAAGGCTACGTCTGCGACGTGACCAACGAGGAGCAGGTGAACGCCATGATAGCGCAGATCGAAAAGGAGGTCGGCGTGGTGGACATCCTCGTCAACAACGCCGGCATCATCAAGCGCATCCCGATGGTCGAAATGACCGCCGCGGAGTTCCGCCAGGTGATCGACATCGACCTCAACGGTCCGTTCATCGTCTCGAAGGCCGTCATCCCCTCGATGATCAAGAAGGGCCACGGCAAGATCATCAACATCTGCTCGATGATGTCGGAGCTGGGCCGCGAGACCGTGTCGGCATACGCCGCAGCCAAGGGCGGTCTGAAGATGCTGACCCGCAACATCGCTTCGGAGTACGGCGAATACAACATCCAGTGCAACGGCATCGGCCCGGGCTACATCGCAACGCCCCAGACCGCTCCGCTGCGCGAGCGTCAGGCCGACGGTTCGCGCCATCCGTTCGACTCGTTCATCGTGGCCAAAACCCCCGCGGCCCGCTGGGGAACGCCCGAAGACCTGATGGGTCCCGCCGTGTTCCTTGCGTCGGACGCCTCGGACTTCGTCAACGGCCACATCCTCTACGTGGACGGCGGCATCCTGGCCTACATCGGCAAACAGCCGCAGTAG
- the kduI gene encoding 5-dehydro-4-deoxy-D-glucuronate isomerase produces MKTNYEIRYAAHPQDAKSYDTARLRRDFLIEKVFSADEVNMVYSMYDRMIVGGAMPVAETLRLEAIDPLKAPFFLTRREMGIFNVGGPGVVKAGDSVFELGYKEALYLGSGDREVTFESKDAKNPAKFYFNSTTAHRNYPDKKVTKADAVVAHMGSLEGSNDRNINKMIVNQVLPTCQLQMGMTELLPGSVWNTMPAHVHSRRMEAYFYFEVPEEHAVCHLMGEVEETRHIWMKGDQAVLSPEWSIHSAAATHNYTFIWGMGGENLDYGDQDFSKITDLK; encoded by the coding sequence ATGAAAACCAACTACGAAATCCGCTATGCGGCGCACCCCCAGGATGCGAAAAGTTACGACACGGCGCGCCTGCGCCGCGATTTCCTGATCGAGAAGGTATTCTCGGCCGACGAGGTCAACATGGTCTACTCGATGTACGACCGGATGATCGTCGGCGGCGCGATGCCCGTCGCCGAGACGCTCCGCCTCGAAGCCATCGACCCGCTGAAAGCCCCCTTCTTCCTCACCCGCCGCGAGATGGGTATTTTCAACGTCGGAGGCCCCGGCGTGGTGAAGGCCGGCGACTCGGTGTTCGAACTCGGCTACAAGGAGGCCCTCTACCTCGGTTCGGGCGACCGCGAGGTGACCTTCGAGAGCAAGGACGCCAAGAATCCCGCGAAATTCTATTTCAACTCCACGACGGCCCACCGCAACTACCCCGACAAGAAGGTCACGAAAGCCGACGCCGTGGTGGCTCACATGGGCTCGCTCGAAGGATCGAACGACCGTAATATCAACAAAATGATCGTCAACCAGGTGCTGCCGACCTGCCAGTTGCAGATGGGCATGACCGAGCTGCTGCCCGGCAGCGTGTGGAACACGATGCCCGCGCACGTGCACTCGCGCCGCATGGAAGCCTATTTCTATTTCGAGGTCCCCGAGGAGCATGCCGTGTGCCACCTGATGGGCGAGGTCGAGGAGACGCGCCACATCTGGATGAAGGGCGACCAGGCCGTGCTGTCGCCCGAATGGTCGATCCACAGCGCCGCAGCGACCCACAACTACACCTTCATCTGGGGCATGGGCGGCGAGAACCTCGACTACGGCGATCAGGACTTTTCGAAAATAACAGACCTGAAATAA